The proteins below come from a single Rhizobium tropici CIAT 899 genomic window:
- a CDS encoding L,D-transpeptidase family protein: MKPFLLLGLALVSATALSHPVFAAPDTRTLQIVVSKDRQSLAVYDGDKVIATSKVSTGKRGHTTPSGIFSILEKKVYHESNLYSASPMPFMQRLTWSGIALHESNSVPNYPASHGCVRMPKAFAKTLYQMTERGVHVVIADQPLVPQPFENAMLFQPLPAPPPALFSGIELRPMTASFLPQAQQLQVATNDVTSIQIPKARETLAPPADPAPLSILITRRGLRENVRDLQGILNGMGFITGTPDGMLGPATVQAIEDFKKAHDIKTTGGLVSPALMKAVYAAAGKGEPPNGAIMVRQNFKPLLEGPAIIAEPQEALGVHFFTANAIDRISGKADWFGMTLEEDLSKQTKKRYGITSEEQSQSFDAAGQALNRITIPDDIRHRIEDLLTAGSSLTISDTGVGPETGNETDFITVTNNGALGKKG; this comes from the coding sequence ATGAAGCCATTTTTGTTGCTGGGCCTCGCGCTGGTGTCAGCCACCGCCCTTTCCCATCCCGTCTTTGCTGCGCCGGATACCCGCACCCTGCAGATCGTAGTGTCGAAGGACAGGCAGTCGCTCGCGGTATATGACGGCGATAAGGTAATCGCGACTTCGAAGGTTTCCACCGGCAAGCGCGGCCACACGACCCCCAGCGGCATCTTCTCCATTCTGGAGAAGAAGGTGTATCACGAATCCAATCTCTATTCGGCCTCGCCCATGCCCTTCATGCAGAGGCTGACCTGGTCCGGGATCGCCCTGCACGAATCCAATTCCGTCCCGAATTATCCGGCATCGCATGGCTGCGTGCGGATGCCGAAGGCCTTTGCCAAGACGCTTTATCAAATGACCGAGCGCGGCGTGCATGTCGTCATCGCCGATCAGCCGCTGGTGCCGCAGCCATTTGAAAACGCGATGCTGTTCCAACCGCTGCCAGCTCCACCGCCGGCGCTGTTTTCCGGCATCGAACTCCGTCCGATGACCGCAAGCTTCCTGCCGCAGGCACAACAACTGCAGGTCGCGACGAACGACGTGACCTCGATCCAGATACCGAAGGCGCGGGAGACTCTGGCGCCACCGGCCGATCCCGCACCGCTCAGCATCCTCATCACCCGGCGGGGCTTGCGCGAAAACGTGCGCGACCTTCAGGGCATCTTAAACGGGATGGGCTTCATCACGGGAACGCCCGACGGCATGCTGGGGCCTGCGACAGTGCAGGCGATCGAGGACTTCAAGAAGGCGCATGACATCAAGACGACGGGCGGCCTCGTCAGCCCCGCGCTGATGAAAGCAGTCTATGCCGCGGCCGGCAAGGGCGAACCGCCGAACGGCGCGATCATGGTCCGCCAGAACTTCAAGCCGCTCCTTGAAGGACCGGCCATCATTGCCGAGCCGCAGGAGGCGCTCGGCGTGCATTTCTTCACCGCCAACGCGATCGACCGGATCAGCGGCAAGGCCGATTGGTTCGGCATGACGCTCGAAGAAGATCTGAGCAAGCAGACGAAGAAGCGCTACGGCATCACCAGCGAAGAGCAATCGCAATCGTTCGACGCAGCCGGACAGGCGCTCAATCGCATCACCATCCCTGACGATATCCGTCACCGCATCGAGGATCTGCTGACCGCGGGATCGTCTCTGACGATTTCCGATACCGGCGTCGGACCGGAAACCGGCAACGAGACCGATTTCATCACCGTTACCAACAACGGCGCGCTGGGTAAGAAGGGCTAG
- a CDS encoding IS3 family transposase (programmed frameshift), with translation MSKSNFSEEFKRDAVRQITERGYPVAEVSQRLGVSQHSLYEWKKKFAASNTKGNDEAEEIRRLKKELARVTEERDIPKKSGRVFRQGCKVKYAFIALHCLQFSVRTMCRLLRVHPSGFYAWLKNPLSRRASEDKRQTDLLLKAWEESGKVYGYRKLHDDLLDQGETCCPNRVARLTRLAGIKAQIGYKRRPGIHGGRPSVVIDNTLDRQFDVTAPDTTWVTDITYIRTCEGFAYLAVVIDLYSRRVIGWAMQSRQTTDVVLQALLMAVWRRKPKEKVLIHSDQGSQFTSMDWAAFLRHHNLVHSMSRRGNCHDNAVAESFFNLLKRERIRRRVYRSRDEARQDVFDYIEMFYNPKRKHVRNGMLSPVEFEKQQKI, from the exons ATGAGCAAATCGAATTTCAGCGAAGAGTTTAAGCGTGACGCGGTGCGCCAGATCACGGAGCGAGGCTATCCGGTTGCGGAGGTCTCGCAGCGCCTCGGCGTCAGCCAGCATTCGCTCTACGAATGGAAAAAGAAGTTTGCTGCGTCGAACACCAAGGGCAACGACGAGGCCGAGGAGATCCGGCGGCTGAAGAAGGAACTGGCTCGCGTCACCGAGGAGCGAGATATCC CTAAAAAAAGCGGCCGCGTATTTCGCCAGGGATGCAAAGTGAAGTACGCGTTCATTGCTCTGCATTGCTTGCAGTTTTCGGTGCGGACGATGTGCCGCCTTCTGCGGGTTCATCCCAGTGGGTTTTATGCCTGGCTGAAGAACCCGCTGAGCAGGCGAGCCAGCGAGGACAAGCGACAGACCGACCTGCTCCTGAAGGCATGGGAAGAGAGCGGCAAGGTCTACGGTTATCGCAAGCTGCACGACGACCTTCTCGATCAGGGAGAGACATGTTGCCCGAACCGGGTTGCGCGTCTGACCCGCCTTGCCGGGATCAAGGCGCAGATTGGCTACAAACGCCGTCCCGGCATCCACGGCGGCAGGCCTTCGGTCGTCATCGACAACACGCTCGACCGGCAATTCGACGTGACGGCTCCAGACACTACCTGGGTGACGGACATCACCTACATCCGAACCTGCGAGGGCTTCGCCTATCTTGCCGTCGTCATCGATCTTTATTCGCGTCGTGTGATCGGTTGGGCAATGCAGAGCCGCCAAACCACCGATGTCGTTCTACAGGCTCTGCTTATGGCCGTGTGGCGACGCAAGCCGAAGGAAAAGGTGCTGATCCACTCGGACCAGGGCTCGCAGTTCACCAGCATGGACTGGGCCGCGTTCCTCAGGCATCACAATCTGGTTCATTCCATGAGCCGACGCGGCAACTGCCATGATAACGCGGTGGCCGAGAGCTTCTTCAATCTTCTCAAGCGAGAACGGATACGTCGCAGGGTCTACCGTTCACGCGATGAAGCTCGCCAGGACGTGTTCGACTACATCGAAATGTTCTACAACCCGAAACGCAAACACGTCAGGAACGGGATGCTGTCGCCCGTCGAGTTCGAAAAGCAGCAGAAAATCTAA
- a CDS encoding glycoside hydrolase family 25 protein has protein sequence MRLSAVSTILLACLTISGCAARGEREAAQAAPPSKELTGSITKTSRVVPSVEIGETVSRVERQQALAVAMPTNLRPESLMPSDQSGDDDAPVPLQRPLAMLSPSNPVPRALRQQPMQIYSHRFRDAKPINFGTSTSPRKLAVHGVDVSRWQGEIDWDTLRTQGANFVYIKATDGGDHIDPMFKKNWRAAQQAGLKHGAYHFFYWCRTAGEQADWFIRNVPREAGALPPVIDVEWNGESSCKRRPSREQVLAKMQVFMDKLEKHYGQRPIVYTAPDFYRDNLSGELLNYPFWLRAVAQHPSKVYPGRKWLFWQYSGSGVSHGVEGKIDLNAFHGSEQDWHNWVASSVH, from the coding sequence ATGCGTCTATCGGCTGTATCGACCATTCTTCTCGCCTGCCTGACGATTTCAGGCTGCGCCGCCCGAGGTGAGCGCGAAGCCGCGCAAGCCGCCCCGCCTTCGAAAGAATTGACCGGTTCCATCACAAAGACCAGTAGAGTCGTGCCTTCGGTCGAAATCGGCGAAACCGTTTCGCGCGTCGAGCGGCAGCAGGCGCTCGCAGTCGCGATGCCGACGAATCTCCGGCCTGAGAGCCTTATGCCCTCCGACCAGAGCGGCGACGATGACGCGCCAGTCCCGCTGCAACGACCGCTCGCCATGCTCTCGCCATCGAATCCGGTGCCCCGCGCCCTGCGGCAGCAGCCGATGCAGATCTACAGCCATCGCTTCCGCGATGCCAAGCCGATCAACTTCGGTACATCAACCTCGCCCCGGAAGCTCGCTGTCCATGGCGTCGACGTCTCTCGCTGGCAGGGCGAGATCGACTGGGATACGCTGCGCACGCAGGGTGCGAACTTCGTCTACATCAAGGCAACGGATGGCGGCGATCACATCGATCCCATGTTCAAGAAGAACTGGCGGGCTGCCCAGCAGGCCGGCCTGAAACATGGCGCCTATCATTTCTTCTACTGGTGCCGGACTGCCGGAGAGCAGGCCGACTGGTTCATTCGCAACGTGCCGAGGGAAGCCGGCGCCCTGCCGCCGGTCATCGACGTGGAATGGAACGGTGAGTCGAGCTGCAAGCGGCGGCCCTCGCGCGAGCAGGTTCTCGCCAAGATGCAGGTCTTCATGGACAAGCTGGAAAAGCATTACGGCCAGCGTCCGATCGTCTACACGGCTCCGGACTTCTATCGCGACAATCTGAGTGGCGAGCTGCTCAACTATCCCTTCTGGCTGCGCGCCGTGGCTCAACATCCGTCCAAGGTCTATCCGGGCCGTAAATGGCTGTTCTGGCAATATTCCGGCTCCGGTGTATCCCACGGCGTCGAAGGCAAGATCGACCTCAACGCCTTCCACGGCAGCGAGCAGGACTGGCACAACTGGGTGGCCTCCAGCGTCCACTGA
- a CDS encoding DNA polymerase IV: protein MTHAPDKISGFCRDCLSEQSATRTRCRSCGSPRLVYHRELYALTLAHIDCDAFYASIEKRDNPELADKPVIIGGGKRGVVSTACYIARIHGVRSAMPMFKALEACPQAVVIRPNMEKYVRVGREVRAMMQDLTPLVQPLSIDEAFLELEGTQRLHHDPPARILAKFVKRVEQEVGITISVGLSYCKFLAKVASDLQKPRGFSVIGKEEALSFLEPRSVTTIWGVGRAFAATLESDGIRTIGQLQAMEEGDLMRRYGVIGQRLFRLSRGIDDRTVHPNEAAKSVSSETTFFEDIWRHEDLVPILRDLSEKISRRLKRSGIAGQTVVLKLKTSDFKIRTRNRRLEDPTQLADRIFRTGLRLLEPETDGTKFRLIGIGVTDLGDAGRADPPDLIDVQAMRRAAAEAAMDKLREKFGNKTVETGYTFGDKNKK, encoded by the coding sequence ATGACCCATGCGCCCGACAAGATCTCCGGCTTCTGTCGCGATTGCTTGAGCGAGCAATCGGCCACGCGCACGCGCTGCCGGAGCTGCGGAAGCCCTCGCCTCGTTTACCACCGGGAACTCTACGCACTGACGCTGGCGCATATCGATTGCGATGCCTTTTATGCCTCCATCGAGAAACGCGACAATCCGGAGTTGGCCGACAAGCCCGTTATCATCGGTGGCGGCAAGCGCGGCGTCGTCTCCACCGCCTGCTATATCGCCCGCATCCATGGGGTGCGCTCCGCCATGCCGATGTTCAAGGCGCTGGAAGCCTGCCCGCAGGCCGTCGTCATCCGGCCGAACATGGAGAAATACGTGCGCGTCGGCCGCGAGGTCCGTGCGATGATGCAGGACCTGACACCGCTGGTACAGCCGCTTTCGATCGACGAGGCCTTTCTCGAGCTAGAAGGCACGCAGCGGCTGCATCACGATCCGCCGGCGCGCATCCTCGCCAAGTTCGTCAAGCGCGTGGAGCAGGAAGTCGGCATCACCATCTCCGTCGGCCTTTCCTACTGCAAATTCCTCGCCAAGGTTGCCTCCGATCTACAGAAGCCGCGAGGCTTCTCCGTCATTGGCAAGGAAGAGGCGCTCTCCTTCCTGGAGCCACGATCGGTCACCACCATCTGGGGAGTAGGTAGGGCCTTTGCCGCTACGCTCGAAAGCGACGGCATTCGCACCATCGGCCAGTTGCAGGCCATGGAGGAAGGTGACCTCATGCGCCGTTATGGCGTCATCGGCCAGCGGCTTTTCCGTCTCTCGCGCGGAATCGACGACCGAACCGTGCATCCCAATGAAGCGGCAAAGAGCGTGTCTTCAGAAACCACCTTCTTCGAAGACATCTGGCGCCATGAAGATCTTGTGCCGATCCTACGCGATCTCTCGGAAAAGATTTCCCGACGTCTGAAGCGCAGCGGCATTGCCGGTCAGACCGTCGTCCTGAAGCTGAAAACATCGGATTTCAAGATCCGCACGCGCAATCGTCGGCTGGAGGACCCAACCCAACTCGCGGATCGGATTTTCCGTACCGGACTGCGGCTGCTCGAACCTGAAACCGACGGCACGAAATTCCGTCTCATTGGCATCGGGGTTACCGATCTTGGCGATGCCGGGCGCGCAGATCCGCCCGATCTTATCGACGTTCAGGCCATGCGGCGGGCCGCTGCGGAAGCGGCCATGGACAAGCTCCGAGAAAAATTCGGCAACAAGACAGTCGAAACCGGCTACACGTTCGGCGACAAAAACAAAAAATAA
- a CDS encoding GNAT family N-acetyltransferase, which yields MQNLIVQRLTPDRWDDFETLFGPSGACYGCWCIHFRVPTSQRKTMDATAKKQLIRERISVGPPPGLLGYIDGQPIAWVQVGPRAELPQWNSPKTVSRPLDPADAEDSTVWAVSCFFINSKDRGKGYSHRMLSEAVNFARTSGARLLEGCPIERTKQSKSVGLYVGSQRIFEAAGFSEVAKRKDGRPLMRLAL from the coding sequence GTGCAGAACTTAATCGTGCAGCGATTGACGCCGGACCGTTGGGACGATTTCGAGACACTGTTTGGACCAAGCGGTGCCTGCTATGGCTGTTGGTGCATCCATTTCCGTGTCCCGACATCGCAGCGCAAGACGATGGACGCAACAGCAAAGAAGCAGTTGATCCGAGAGCGAATCTCGGTGGGGCCACCGCCCGGTCTTCTAGGCTACATTGATGGGCAACCGATCGCCTGGGTGCAGGTTGGTCCGCGTGCAGAGCTGCCGCAATGGAACTCGCCGAAAACGGTGTCTCGTCCGCTCGATCCAGCCGATGCGGAAGATAGCACTGTTTGGGCGGTAAGTTGCTTCTTCATAAATTCCAAGGATCGCGGGAAGGGGTATAGCCATCGCATGCTGTCGGAGGCCGTGAATTTCGCGCGTACTTCCGGCGCGCGGCTGCTGGAGGGCTGCCCGATCGAGCGCACGAAGCAGTCGAAATCGGTCGGTCTCTATGTCGGCTCGCAGCGCATATTCGAGGCCGCCGGATTTTCTGAAGTTGCGAAGCGGAAGGACGGCAGGCCTCTGATGCGTCTTGCTCTTTGA
- a CDS encoding DUF3572 domain-containing protein — MQSNFKNPKKSAAAPQETAIAVLGWLANEPDMFGRFLALTGVEPAQVRNAINEPAFLAGMLDFLMNHEPTLLAFCEASGIPPEAVAAASAHFSPPGLASGEY; from the coding sequence ATGCAAAGTAACTTCAAGAACCCGAAGAAGAGCGCGGCCGCCCCGCAAGAGACTGCTATTGCCGTACTCGGCTGGCTCGCCAATGAACCCGATATGTTTGGCCGCTTCCTGGCGCTCACCGGCGTGGAGCCGGCGCAGGTGCGCAACGCCATCAACGAGCCCGCCTTTCTTGCTGGCATGCTCGATTTCCTCATGAACCACGAACCGACACTATTGGCCTTCTGCGAGGCCAGCGGCATTCCACCGGAGGCCGTCGCCGCCGCGTCGGCGCATTTTTCGCCGCCCGGCCTTGCCTCTGGAGAATACTGA
- a CDS encoding response regulator: protein MAKQVMIVEDNELNMKLFRDLIEASGYTTIQTRNGMEALDLARKHRPDLILMDIQLPEVSGLEVTKWLKEDDDLHMIPVIAVTAFAMKGDEERIRQGGCEAYVSKPISVPKFIETIKTYLGDA from the coding sequence ATGGCTAAGCAGGTAATGATTGTAGAAGACAATGAGCTGAATATGAAGCTCTTTCGCGATCTGATCGAAGCCTCCGGCTACACAACGATCCAGACCCGCAATGGCATGGAAGCGCTCGATCTCGCGCGCAAGCACCGTCCAGATCTGATTCTCATGGATATTCAGCTGCCGGAGGTCTCCGGTCTGGAGGTCACCAAGTGGCTGAAGGAAGACGACGACCTGCATATGATCCCCGTAATCGCAGTCACGGCCTTCGCCATGAAGGGCGATGAGGAGCGCATTCGCCAGGGTGGCTGCGAGGCCTATGTCTCGAAGCCGATTTCAGTGCCGAAATTCATTGAGACCATTAAAACCTATCTGGGCGACGCCTGA
- a CDS encoding PleD family two-component system response regulator, protein MTARILVVDDIPANVKLLEARLLAEYFEVLTAEDGLKALAICASTQVDLILLDIMMPGMDGFEVCERLKSDPRTAHIPVVMVTALDQPADRVRGLKAGADDFLTKPVNDLQLISRVKSLLRLKTLSDELHMRNETARNFGIGDLMRSGEGRSEEAGQVLLVDGRANSQERIIRTLKPIAQVIAMSDPQAALFEAAERPFELVIVNSNFDDYDPLRLCSQLRSLERTRFLPVLLVTEQGADDMIVRALDLGVNDYIVRPIEPNELVARCLTQIRRKRYNDRLRASVQQTIELAVTDALTGLHNRRYLDNHLKVLFDRSLARGRPLSILITDIDRFKTVNDTHGHDAGDEVLKEFAARIRSTVRGADLACRYGGEEFVVVMPDTPADIAAAVAERLRAAVENMPVKLRENGVALNITASFGISCRLETIDTPEQLMKQADLALYEAKRAGRNRVVASAA, encoded by the coding sequence ATGACCGCACGCATCCTGGTAGTCGACGATATTCCGGCCAACGTAAAGCTTCTGGAAGCGCGGCTGCTTGCCGAATATTTCGAAGTGCTGACGGCTGAGGACGGCTTGAAGGCGCTCGCCATTTGCGCGAGCACGCAGGTCGATCTGATCCTTCTCGATATTATGATGCCCGGCATGGACGGCTTCGAAGTGTGTGAGCGCCTGAAATCCGATCCCCGAACTGCGCATATCCCGGTCGTCATGGTGACGGCGCTCGATCAGCCTGCCGACCGCGTGCGCGGTCTGAAGGCCGGTGCCGACGATTTCCTGACGAAGCCGGTCAATGACCTCCAGCTGATTTCGCGCGTCAAGAGTCTGCTTCGCCTGAAGACATTGAGTGACGAACTGCATATGCGCAACGAGACCGCGCGCAACTTCGGCATCGGCGATCTGATGCGCTCCGGAGAAGGTCGTTCCGAGGAGGCCGGCCAGGTGCTGCTGGTCGACGGCCGCGCCAATTCGCAGGAGCGGATTATCCGAACGCTGAAGCCGATTGCCCAGGTCATTGCGATGTCCGATCCGCAGGCGGCTTTATTCGAAGCGGCCGAACGGCCGTTCGAGCTGGTCATCGTCAATTCCAATTTCGACGATTACGATCCGCTGAGGCTTTGCTCGCAGCTACGCTCGCTGGAGCGCACGCGCTTCCTGCCAGTGCTGCTGGTGACGGAGCAGGGGGCCGATGACATGATCGTCCGCGCGCTGGATCTCGGCGTCAATGATTATATCGTCAGGCCGATCGAGCCGAACGAGCTCGTGGCCCGCTGCCTCACGCAGATCCGCCGCAAACGCTATAACGACCGTTTGCGCGCCAGTGTACAGCAGACGATCGAGCTTGCCGTCACCGACGCACTCACCGGCCTGCACAACAGACGCTACCTCGACAATCACTTAAAGGTGCTTTTTGATCGATCCCTTGCACGGGGCAGGCCGCTTTCGATTCTGATCACCGACATAGACCGCTTCAAGACCGTAAACGACACCCATGGTCACGATGCCGGCGACGAAGTTCTCAAGGAGTTTGCAGCACGAATCCGCTCAACGGTGCGCGGCGCCGATCTTGCCTGTCGTTACGGGGGTGAGGAATTCGTTGTGGTCATGCCGGACACGCCTGCCGATATCGCCGCAGCTGTCGCAGAACGGCTACGCGCTGCGGTAGAAAATATGCCTGTGAAATTACGCGAAAACGGTGTTGCGCTTAACATCACCGCATCCTTCGGAATTTCGTGCCGTTTGGAGACGATCGATACGCCGGAGCAGTTGATGAAACAGGCCGATCTCGCGCTTTACGAAGCCAAAAGGGCAGGCCGCAACAGGGTCGTAGCTTCAGCCGCATAG
- the rpmG gene encoding 50S ribosomal protein L33: MAKATTIKIKLLSTADTGFFYVTTKNSRTMTDKMTKTKYDPVAKKHVEFKETKIK; this comes from the coding sequence ATGGCCAAGGCTACCACCATCAAGATCAAGCTGCTGTCGACGGCCGACACCGGCTTCTTCTACGTCACGACGAAGAACAGCCGTACGATGACGGACAAAATGACGAAGACGAAGTACGACCCGGTTGCTAAGAAGCATGTCGAGTTCAAGGAAACGAAGATCAAGTAA
- a CDS encoding MFS transporter encodes MLEPTNDKAGHVEEIHWPSLVAAITSVSAVGIAIGLGLPLLSIILEKRGVPSSLIGLNTAMMGVASMLAAVVTTKLAHRFGVVQTMIWAVFLSALSSLGFYYAENLLLWFPLRIVFHGATTTLFILSEFWINAASPPSKRGFVLGLYSTVFSLGFAAGPLVFSVVGSEGLMPFLIGACIILAAAIPIFIARNESPIVDEKPELHFVRYIFLVPTATAAVFVFGAVTVGGGSLFTSYATRLGFNESQAALLLTVMGVGNFVFQIPLGLLADRMRDKRPLLSIMATIGFVGALLLPSLSSNWIILAIILLFWGGCVSGMYTVGLSHLGTRLTGVDLVAANAAFVFCYAVGMVLGPPTVGTAMDLANPSGFAWAVAFFFGLYVLLSGIRLLFMGNRG; translated from the coding sequence ATGCTTGAACCGACGAACGACAAGGCCGGCCACGTCGAAGAAATTCACTGGCCTTCGCTCGTCGCAGCCATTACCTCCGTATCCGCCGTTGGCATCGCCATCGGGCTGGGACTGCCGCTTCTGAGCATCATTCTCGAAAAGCGCGGCGTTCCCTCGAGCCTCATCGGCCTCAACACGGCCATGATGGGCGTCGCCTCGATGCTGGCAGCAGTCGTCACGACCAAGCTCGCGCATCGGTTCGGCGTCGTGCAGACAATGATCTGGGCGGTTTTCCTATCGGCTCTGAGCTCGCTCGGCTTCTACTATGCAGAAAATCTGCTTCTATGGTTTCCGCTGCGCATCGTCTTCCATGGGGCGACGACAACGCTCTTCATCCTGTCGGAATTCTGGATCAACGCCGCTTCGCCGCCTTCCAAACGCGGATTCGTGCTCGGTCTCTATTCCACCGTCTTCTCTCTGGGATTTGCGGCCGGCCCCCTCGTCTTTTCCGTCGTCGGCAGCGAAGGCCTGATGCCCTTCCTCATCGGCGCCTGCATCATCCTGGCCGCTGCCATCCCGATCTTCATTGCGCGAAACGAGAGCCCGATCGTCGACGAGAAGCCGGAGCTGCATTTCGTGCGCTACATCTTCCTCGTGCCGACGGCGACGGCTGCGGTCTTCGTGTTTGGCGCGGTTACCGTCGGCGGCGGATCGCTCTTCACCAGCTATGCGACCCGCCTCGGTTTCAACGAATCACAGGCGGCACTGCTGCTAACCGTCATGGGTGTGGGCAACTTCGTGTTCCAGATCCCGCTTGGGCTGCTTGCCGACCGCATGCGGGACAAGCGGCCGCTGCTGTCGATCATGGCCACGATCGGGTTTGTCGGAGCCCTCCTACTACCGTCGCTGTCATCGAACTGGATCATTCTTGCCATCATCCTGCTCTTCTGGGGTGGCTGCGTTTCCGGCATGTATACGGTCGGCCTCAGTCACCTCGGCACGCGATTGACGGGCGTCGATCTCGTCGCCGCCAATGCGGCCTTCGTTTTCTGTTACGCTGTAGGCATGGTCCTCGGGCCGCCGACGGTCGGCACGGCCATGGATCTCGCCAATCCCAGCGGCTTTGCCTGGGCCGTGGCGTTTTTCTTCGGTCTTTATGTCCTGCTTTCGGGGATACGCCTGCTTTTCATGGGCAACAGAGGTTGA
- a CDS encoding DUF983 domain-containing protein, translated as MTGSPSDSPIRFGGSDESERPLGRSILRGMLNRCPRCGTGKLFRAFLKPVDRCAVCDENISHQRADDLPPYLVILVLGHLIVGGYMLTDMTFKLPLWAHLAIWAPITIIAALAIIQPIKGGVIGLQWALRMHGFGGHDDTPEEWDQGNGRS; from the coding sequence ATGACGGGCAGCCCATCCGACTCCCCCATCCGCTTCGGTGGCTCAGACGAAAGCGAACGTCCGCTCGGACGCTCGATTCTACGCGGCATGCTGAACCGCTGCCCGCGCTGCGGCACCGGCAAGCTCTTTCGCGCCTTTCTGAAACCAGTCGACCGATGCGCGGTCTGTGATGAAAATATCTCTCATCAGCGAGCCGACGACCTGCCGCCCTATCTGGTAATCCTCGTTCTCGGCCACCTGATCGTCGGCGGCTATATGCTGACGGATATGACCTTCAAGCTGCCGCTCTGGGCGCATCTTGCCATCTGGGCACCCATCACCATTATCGCGGCACTTGCCATCATCCAGCCGATCAAGGGTGGCGTCATCGGCCTGCAATGGGCGCTGCGCATGCATGGCTTCGGTGGCCATGACGACACCCCAGAGGAATGGGATCAAGGAAACGGCCGGTCGTGA